One genomic window of Channa argus isolate prfri chromosome 5, Channa argus male v1.0, whole genome shotgun sequence includes the following:
- the necap2 gene encoding adaptin ear-binding coat-associated protein 2 isoform X1, whose translation MAEDNTYESMLCVKPEVHVYRIPPRASNRGYRAADWKLDEPAWTGRLKITAKGKMAYIKLEDRNTGELFAQAPVEQYPGCVVESVTDSSRYFVIRIEDGNGRHAFIGLGFADRGDSFDFNVALQDHFKWVKQEGELAKLEACQSTAPKLDLSFKEGQTIKISIGNIKKKDAGGAKSRPMGGGLLPPPPGAKAGGIAPPPGGQQPVSAVQANTASLLDLGSPVSAAPPSSDMWGDFTSAGSNSCKDTVKSGWVQFS comes from the exons ATGGCAGAGGACAACACTTATGAGTCAATGCTGTGTGTGAAGCCCGAGGTCCACGTTTACCGGATCCCGCCGCGGGCGTCCAACCGTGGATATCG TGCTGCTGACTGGAAGCTGGATGAGCCAGCATGGACTGGCAGGCTGAAAATCACAGCTAAAGGCAAGATGGCCTACATCAAGTTGGAGGACAGAAACACTG GAGAGCTGTTTGCACAAGCTCCAGTCGAACAGTATCCTGGTTGTGTTGTTGAGTCAGTCACAGACTCCAGCAGATATTTTGTAATCAGGATAGAAGATGGAAATG gacGTCATGCTTTTATTGGTCTGGGTTTTGCTGATCGTGGAGACTCATTTGACTTCAACGTTGCTTTACAAGACCATTTTAA ATGGGTGAAGCAAGAAGGTGAGCTGGCAAAACTGGAAGCTTGTCAGAGCACAGCACCTAAACTGGACCTGAGCTTTAAAGAGGGACAGACGATCAAGATCAGCATTGGG AACATCAAGAAGAAGGATGCAGGTGGTGCCAAATCACGACCGATGGGGGGTGGTCTGCTCCCACCGCCGCCCGGAGCAAAGGCTGGAGGCATTGCACCACCTCCTGGAGGACAACAGCCAGTCTCAGCTGTTCAGGCCAACACAG CCTCTCTTTTAGACTTAGGCTCTCCCGTCTCTGCAGCCCCTCCCAGCTCTGACATGTGGGGGGATTTCACATCTGCAGGATCCAA CTCCTGTAAAGACACTGTCAAATCAGGATGGGTCCAGTTTAGTTGA
- the necap2 gene encoding adaptin ear-binding coat-associated protein 2 isoform X2, with protein MAEDNTYESMLCVKPEVHVYRIPPRASNRGYRAADWKLDEPAWTGRLKITAKGKMAYIKLEDRNTGELFAQAPVEQYPGCVVESVTDSSRYFVIRIEDGNGRHAFIGLGFADRGDSFDFNVALQDHFKWVKQEGELAKLEACQSTAPKLDLSFKEGQTIKISIGNIKKKDAGGAKSRPMGGGLLPPPPGAKAGGIAPPPGGQQPVSAVQANTASLLDLGSPVSAAPPSSDMWGDFTSAGSKIHL; from the exons ATGGCAGAGGACAACACTTATGAGTCAATGCTGTGTGTGAAGCCCGAGGTCCACGTTTACCGGATCCCGCCGCGGGCGTCCAACCGTGGATATCG TGCTGCTGACTGGAAGCTGGATGAGCCAGCATGGACTGGCAGGCTGAAAATCACAGCTAAAGGCAAGATGGCCTACATCAAGTTGGAGGACAGAAACACTG GAGAGCTGTTTGCACAAGCTCCAGTCGAACAGTATCCTGGTTGTGTTGTTGAGTCAGTCACAGACTCCAGCAGATATTTTGTAATCAGGATAGAAGATGGAAATG gacGTCATGCTTTTATTGGTCTGGGTTTTGCTGATCGTGGAGACTCATTTGACTTCAACGTTGCTTTACAAGACCATTTTAA ATGGGTGAAGCAAGAAGGTGAGCTGGCAAAACTGGAAGCTTGTCAGAGCACAGCACCTAAACTGGACCTGAGCTTTAAAGAGGGACAGACGATCAAGATCAGCATTGGG AACATCAAGAAGAAGGATGCAGGTGGTGCCAAATCACGACCGATGGGGGGTGGTCTGCTCCCACCGCCGCCCGGAGCAAAGGCTGGAGGCATTGCACCACCTCCTGGAGGACAACAGCCAGTCTCAGCTGTTCAGGCCAACACAG CCTCTCTTTTAGACTTAGGCTCTCCCGTCTCTGCAGCCCCTCCCAGCTCTGACATGTGGGGGGATTTCACATCTGCAGGATCCAA GATTCATCTTTGA